Genomic segment of Drosophila ananassae strain 14024-0371.13 chromosome 2L, ASM1763931v2, whole genome shotgun sequence:
ataaaactcgcTAGATGTCGCTCTTAGCGCATGCGTTCGGATTTCCTTAGAGTGAGATGACTAGCTagtgaaagaaaagaaagagagcACAATACTTAAAATAGAAAGAGGCAGGCATATAATCAAAgggatattttttaaaccacCCGCCGACCTGTTGGTTTGGAACTTTGCCGGCTTGGAACTTCTCAAACTTCTATATTACTTACtattattcatatatatactttattacTAGACtagattaaattaatttaataaactgCCGGGTTACACGGCACTGTACAACGATatggtgttttttttaaatggtaTTAGTTTCTGGTTGATAATAATTGATAATGATTGATAAAAGTATTATACTAGTTTTATGGGTTCATGATCGAATTCTGATTAGATAGTGTTCAGTCAAGTTCGGAGCACCGACATGAGCGGACCCAACGCGTAAAAATGCAGTTCCGCAAATTTTGGATAGCGTTTGCCATTTTTCTATACTTTTATTTCGAACTTAGCCATGGTGCTAATATTTTAGGAGTGTTTCCATACCGACTTCCGTCGCATTTCCAGGTAGTTCGACCTCTGGTGAAGGCACTATCAAACCGAGGTCACAATATGACAATAATAACCCCGGTAGGAATATTTGCCGACATTGAGGGAGTACGTCATATTCGCATATCTAACCTAAACAAAATGTCAGAGAGTAAGTAACAAGAATACTTTGGAACATTTTATGGCGGATAAAGCATGtgattctttattttattatttcggTAGATCTTCTAGAGTCGAAtgaatttttggattttttctcAAGCAAATGGTCAGAGGCGTATTGGATAGCGTCAATGCTTTCCAATGTTTCTGATGGTATTCTAAGTGACGAAGGTGTCCAGAGGATGCTCCATAATAAAAACGAGCGATTTGACATGATACTGCTTGAGGCGGGACACTTGGATGCTCTCTACGGATTTGCTGATCACTTTAACGCCACTTTGATGGGGCTCTCCTGTGTTATTCCCACCTGGAATGTGGACTTACTGGCCGGCAATCCGGCACCCAGTGTCTATGAACCGATTATGCCCAGAGAATACAACTTTGACACTTCTCTAATGAGCAGATTCAGCAACTGGATCTATATCACGGAAGAAAAGCTTCTAAGCTATTTGGTTTTTAGACCCGTTCAGCAAAAGTTATTCAACAAGTATTTCAGGCATTCCTCAAAAAAATTGAGCGAACTGCGAGCCCAATTTTCCGTTATTCTAATTAACAATCACTTTAGTATGGGACGAGTGCGGGCCAATGTTCCCAATATTATAGAAGTGGCTGGCATTCATCTCAGTGAGCCGCCGGAGCCTTGTGATAAGGATCTTCGCAGATTCTTGGATGAGGCAGAAAATGGCGTCATATACTTCTCCCTGGGGATGGATGTGCTAATTAAGTTCTTACCGAAAAGCATACAGAAACTTTTGTTGGAGAGTTTTACGCGGCTGAAACAGAGAGTGGTAGTGAGGAGTGATGTGTCTTCGATCCCCAATAAGTCTGGAAACATATACGTCATATCTCAAGCGCCGCAGAGGGAAATTTTGGAACACCCTAATGTTCGTCTATTCATCACCCACGGAGGAATGCTCAGCGTAATGGAAGCCATCTATAGTGGAGTTCCAATGCTGGgaataccattttttttcGACCAGTTTGGAAATCTGCATCGAGTTCAGCTAGCTGGAATGGCGATAGTCCTGGACAATAATGCTCTCAGTGTAGATATTCTTACCAGTTCCATTCGAGAGTTGATCGAAAATCCAAAGTATGCATTAAGAGCTAAGGAGATGTCGCTCAATTTCAGAGACAGACCCATGAGTCCGTTGGATACAGCCGTTTGGTGGACTGAGTACGCCTTGAGAAATCAGGACATCAGTCATATAAGACTTAATGAGGATGAGTTTCCTTTCGTGCAATACTATGGATTAGAAAGCCTTATATCCTGGGGTCTACGATTTGGATTCGTGATAGGCTCTTTATTTCTATTGGGATTTAGAATTTATCAGAAGGGTTTCAATAGACAGAGGCAAGTTCTTAAAACGGATCAAAATATAGTTATTTATGCTCGAAATAAAAAGTCCGACTTACAACTTAGAAAGAGTTTAcagtcaaattaataaaactgaaaaataaCCCAGAAAAGAAGTTTAAAACGATATTGAAAAAACTGAGCAACCTACTAGAGCTTAccagaaaataatatttttggttATGGAGGAAAAACATTGTTATCAGTCTACAAGTATTATCGTATTGACTAATAATGGGTCGTACATTCGGAACCCTTTGATAATACTTCTCAGTTGACTTCGGAACAGCGAAATGAGCGGTCAAAAAGCTTGAACATGCGCCTCGGCAACACATGCCTGGCGCTAGGCCTCTGCCTGTGTTTTAGTGTATTTTTACCTTTGGAATTTGTTCGGGCGGCCAGTATTTTGGCCGTATTTCCGTACCGCCTGGAACACCTCTTTCATGTGGTGCGGCCGTTGATGAAGGCGTTGACGGTTCGAGGACACAACATCACCATGATCACGCCCATGGGAATGTTGGAGGACATCGATGGAGTTCGGCACATCAGGGTGCCCATGCTGAATACCCACATGCAAGGTGAGTAAGTTTGTTATGAATGACAGCGGTTTTATGGTACTCTAATCGTACCTTAAAAATATAGATAAATAGCCTTTTTAGCAAATCATTGACATGTGTTATTTGAGACTTATGTGTAGAGTTTAGCAATTGcctaatatattttttttttaactaataCGAGACTATTAAACTGTACTTCACAGCTACGGTTGAAAAGGACCAATTTCTGGACTTTTTCGCCGACAAATGGTCTGAAGGATCGTTGGTTGCCACCGTGTTCCATAACATCTCATATGCCATACTCAGCAACGACGCTGTCCAAAAAATGCTTAAAGACAGTAGCCAGCACTTCGACCTAGTACTGTTGGAGGCAGGTCACATGGACGCCCTCTACGGACTGGCAGAATTCTACAATGCCACCCTGATGGGTTTTTGCTCCGTGCGCATAAACTGGAATGTGGACGACCTAGCTGGAAATCCGGCGCCGAGCATTCTCGAGCCTATATCCCCCATGGGATTTTCCCGGGATAACTCTTTTCTGGGTCGACTACACAACTGGATATACATCTCGGAGGAGCGGATGGTAGAATACTTGGTCATAAGACCTTCACAGAAACTCATcttaaaacaatttttcggTTATTCGGCTCAGCAACTGGAAGAGCTTCGTTCCAGAATTTCACTCTTTCTGATAAACAACCACTTCAGTATGGGCCGAGTAAGGGCCAACGTTCCAAATATTATCGAAATCGCAGGGATACACCTTTCCGAGCCACCAGAGCCATGTGAAAAGGATCTTCAGCAATTTTTGGACGAAGCGAAGAATGGAGTTATTTACATATCGATGGGTAATGAATTAATAGGGAAGTATCTGCCTGAAAATCTACAGCAGACGCTGCTGCAAAGCATTTCCCAACTGAGGCAAAGGATCGTGTTGAGAACTGGAGCCACCACTAACCAAACGGGAAATATATACAGGATTTCCCATGCCCCGCAGCGAATGATTCTGTCCCATCCAAATGTTCGGCTCTTTGTCACAAACGGCGGACAACTGAGTATGATAGAGGCGATTGACAGCGGAGTTCCGATGCTGGGACTGCCATTTTTCTTTGACCAGTTTAGTAACATGCATCGAATGCAATTGGCTGGAACAGCAAAAGTTTTAGATCTCAAGTCACTGAATGCAGACCTCCTTACTAGTACTATTCGGGAGCTTATCGAAAATCCCAAGTACGCCCAAAGGGCCAAAGCCAAGGCGCGCCAGTTTAGGGACCGCCCCACAAGTCCTTTGGACACCGCCGTCTGGTGGACGGAATATGCTCTGAGGCATCCAGATGTCACCCATACTCGCTTAAATCAGGATGAGATTCCCATCATGCGATATTACCGTATGGACAGCATTTTGTCCTTGGGTCTTCGCTTTGGAATTGTTACATTGTCGGTTATTTGGATTATAACTTGGATTAGTTATAAGCTATTCACAAGAATTGGACGAAAGcctgaaaagaaagaaatagtCCTGGTGCACATTAAAACGCCAATTAAAGGGAGTCCCATATCATAgttaatatattaatatactCGAGTATGTTTGGAAAACCAGAAATGTTTAGAAAACGTAATTACGAGTTACTAAACAAACCTCTACAGAAATATAAGGAAAAGTTGTAATCAATTTTTAAAACTTCCCAATATCTTATCTTGTTTTTATCAGCTGTTTCGTGCTAATCAATGAATTGATGAGAAATATATGGTCTCTGGGCCCGTTTAGATTAGATTCCGCTCATTTAAGTGTATAACTTCGTCATGAGCAGACGAATACCGTGAAAATGCGCCTCGGTAGTGCTTGGTTGGTGGTCAGTTTGTGGctgttttcaaattttcaccACCCACAAGCAGCCGATATCTTGGGAATTTTTCCATACTGCCAACCATCACCTTTTCAGGTGGTGCGGCCTTATTTGATTGCTCTAAGGAACAGAGGACACAAAATAACAGTGATCACTCCAATGGAAATGTTGGATGAGATTGAGGGAATCGAGCAAATAGAAGTTCCCATGCTCAATAGGCGCATACAAGGTGGGTTTACAAGAATGTTTATGATGATGAGTTACTGACAATGTCATTATGGTTTAGATGTGGTTGATTTTGATCTTTTCGACGacttttttattaacaaaTGGTCGGAATCATTGATGGCCTCCACTATATATAGGAACATGTCGCTAGCCATCCTTCAGGACTTTTCTGTTCAACGAATGTTAAGCGATAAGAACGTCCGATTTGACATGGTCATTTTGGAGCCAAGCCACATGGATGCCATATACGGCTTTGCAGAATTTTACAATGCTACATTGATGGGATTTTCCTCAGTGTACACAGATTGGTACACCGAGTTTCTTGCTGGAAATTCCGCTCCGAGTGTTTACGATCCGATCTCTCCCATCGGATACTCTCTGGACAACTCTCTGATGAGCATGTTTTGCAACTGGGTATATATCACAGAAGAGATTCTGCTGGATCGCTTGATATACAGACCATCACAGCTAAGCATCTTTAAAGAGGTTTTTGGCTATTCGGCAAAAAAATTGGACGACCTGCGCTCTAGCTTCTCAGTGATATTAATCAATAATCATTTTAGCATGGGACGGGTTCGGGCCAATGTCCCCAATGTCATCGAGGTGGGAGGAATTCATCTCATCGAGCCCCCAAAGCCTTGTGACGAGGACTTGCAACGGTTTTTGGACGAGGCTGAGTACGGGGTCATATACTTTTCGATGGGAGTGGACATTATGGTAAAATACTTGCCACTCGATATCCAGCAACCATTGCTGAAGAGTTTTGCTCAGTTGAAGCAGAAGGTCATATGGAAAAACGAACTGTCAACGATTCCAAACAAGTCGGATAACATATATGTAATGTCCAAGACACCCCAGAGGAGGATTTTGGAGCACCCCAACGTGCGGCTGTTTATCACTATTGGAGGTATCCTGAGTGTCACGGAGGCGATTGATAGCGGCGTGCCAATGCTGGGACTGCCACTATTCTTCGACCAAATTGGAAATATGCATCGAGTGCAGCAGGCCGGCATGGCCATGGTTCTAGACACCAACTCTTTGAGCGCAGAGTCTCTTACCAGCACTATTCTGGAGCTGATAGAAAACCCCAAATATGCCGCCAGGGCCAAGAATATGTCACAGAGCTTCAGAGACCGGCCGATGAGTCCGCTGGATACCGCAGTTTGGTGGACAGAGTACGCTCTTCGTCATCCTGATGTCAGACACATAAGACTTAACGAGGATGATATTTCATTCATGCGGTACTACAGGTTAGAGAGTTTGCTGTCCATTGGTCTCCGTTTTGGATTCATTATTGGATTAGTAACCTTGTTGGCCTATAAGTTAGTCCAAAAGTGTAATCGTAAACAAGAGAGAGTACGAGTGTTTAGACTGATAAGATTGCCAATAAAGTAAAGTATATCAAAAACACTGTAGTTTATTGACCGTTTAtgctttttttgcttttagcAGCTGTTTAATTGAATCATACATGAACAAATTTAGCTTTCATATTGCTATTGATTTTTGTTTGCATATCGTGCAATCCTAATCGGGCATTTTCGAAAAAGTTTCGATTAGATAACATTCATTTGAGCATGGAACTCCGGCGTAAGTGGTCGAATGCGCGCACAAACAGAATTTGGTTGGGGTTGATGATTTTTTTGCACCTGAAAATTGACTTCCAACTGGATGTTGCCGAGGCTGCCGATATTTTGGGAATATTTCCCTATCTTCACACAGCAGGACCTTTATTTGTGCGGCCTTTGGTTCGCGTTTTGGTTGAAAGAGGCCATAAGGTGACGGTCATTTCCCCCGAACATACACCAACCGACATAGAAGGTGTTCGCCATATTCGAGTTCCCGAGCTTAATCGTCAAATTCGAAGTAAGTGTACAAGAAATAATTTATACACTTTCCACtaaataaaattgttcaatTTTTAAAAGTATCTCTAATTACCTGCAGAAATTATGGACCCGGACCACTACTTTCATTTCTTTTCTACCAAATGGAAAAAAAGCATTTTGGCCGCCACTATGCTCGCCAACGTGTCGACTGCTCTTCTGGCTGACGAGGGCGTACGGAAAATGATGAAAGACCGCAGTGAGCGTTTCGATATGGTCATGATAGAGGCGAGTCACTTGGAAGCAATGTACGGCCTTGCGGAATACTACAACGCCACCCTCATGGGGATCGCCAGCATGCGCCTCAATTGGCATGTCGATGAACTGGCGGGAAACCCATCCCCAAGCATCCATGAGTCCATCTCCCTGGAAGGTCCTCCCTTGAAGTACTCGCTGCTAGGTCGATTCTATAACTGGCTGGACATAACGGAAGAGTATCTGCTGGAGCGCTTAGTCATCCGACCTTCTCAGCTGAAAATCTTTAAATGGTTTTTCGGATACTCGGCCGAGAAACTGGAGGAGCTGCGCTCCAGGTTTAATCTAATCCTAATCAACACACACTTCAGCATGGGTCGGGTGAGAGCCAATGTGCCCAACATCATTGAGGTGGGAGGCATGCACCTTTCCGATCCACCGGAGCCCTGTGACGAGGAGTTGCAACGGTTTTTGGACGAAGCGGAGCATGGAGTCATTTACTTCTCAATGGGCCTTGAGATCCGATTCAAGTATCTTCCAGATTATATGCAACAGCCATTGCTCCAGAGCTTCGCAGAACTAAAGCAGAGGGTAGTGTGGAAGAACGAACTCTTTACGAGTCCCAATAAAACGGACAACGTCTTCAGAATCGGGAAGGCACCCCAGCGGATAATTCTGTCTCACCCAAACACCAGGCTCTTTATTACCCATGGTGGGTTACTGAGTGTCATAGAGGCTATTGATAGTGGGGTTCCCATGTTGGGATTGCCCTTATTTTTCGATCAGTTCAATAACATGCAACGCGTGGAGTCGGCGGGAGTGGCCAAGGTCCTGGACTGGAACAGTCTGAGTGTGGATAATCTAATCAGCACCGTCCACGAAATAATAGAAGACCCTAAATATGCTCAAAAGGCCAGAGAAACGGCGCAGAACTTTAGGGATCGTCCTATGAATCCCTTGGACACGGCGGTCTGGTGGACCGAATATGCCTTGCGACACAGGAATGCCACCCACATAAGACTTAATAAGGGGGAGCTTCCATTCATGGTTTACTACCAACTGGATAACCTTCTTCCCCTTATCCTGCGAATCGGGGTGATCCTTGTATCAATCATATTTTTTAGCTATAAATTATTCGAAAAACTGCAAATTCGACAGAGAAGGCTGCAAGAAAGAAATTTGTTTTTGAGGCAGCAGATTATGTTGCGTTAAATCAGCAGTCTTATAATATTTAGTTATATTCGCACTCCTATTTATTactatattaataaaaaatttactgtaaaagctttttaaaaacaGCTGTTTGAACTTATAGCTGATATTTTATCAGCACAGAGCTTTGAAGTTTGATAAAGCAATTTCTGATTAGATTATGCTCATTTGAGTTAAGTCCTCCGATATGAGCGGACATACCGCGTAAGAATGCGCTTCATTATTGCTTGGCTGCCGCTCAGCCTGTGTCTGACTTTCCAAATGAACGTGAATTCAGTTGAGGCCGCGAATATTTTAGGCATATTTCCATACCGACATTCGTCGACCTATAAGGTAATCCAACCTTTAATGCAGGCCCTTGTTGCAAAAGGCCATAACTTAACAATCATAGCCCCCTCGCATATTTCGCCTGATATCGATGGAGTTCGTCATATACGAGTGGACTTGTTACACCAACACCTGCATGGTAAAATTACTATGACAAACAGATTTTAGATACAGATTATAGTACTATTAACACTCTTTATAAACTTCAACAGAACTTATGAATTCGGACCAACTTCTTGACTTCTTCCGGGACAAATGGAGAGAAGCAGTTTTTGCTGCCACATTTCTTGCCAACACTTCTGCTGCGATTCTTAGTGATGATGCTGTCCAGAAAATGCTAAGTGACAAAAGTGAGCGCTTCGACATGGTCATGATAGAGACAGCCCAATTGGATGCAGTCTATGGAATGGCGGAATACTATAACGCCACCTTAGTTGGGGTATCCTACATACGTCTCAACTGGAGTGTCGAAGATTTGGCTGGAAATCCGGCACCGAGCGTCTTGGAGCCTATATCCCCCATGGGGTTTTCATTGCACTCCTCTCTTTTTAGTCGGATATATAATTGGGTTTACATAACTGAGGAGAAGCTGCTGAATGACCTTATCATCCGTCCTGCTCAATTGCGCATCTTTAAGAAATT
This window contains:
- the LOC26514484 gene encoding UDP-glycosyltransferase UGT4, which translates into the protein MQFRKFWIAFAIFLYFYFELSHGANILGVFPYRLPSHFQVVRPLVKALSNRGHNMTIITPVGIFADIEGVRHIRISNLNKMSENLLESNEFLDFFSSKWSEAYWIASMLSNVSDGILSDEGVQRMLHNKNERFDMILLEAGHLDALYGFADHFNATLMGLSCVIPTWNVDLLAGNPAPSVYEPIMPREYNFDTSLMSRFSNWIYITEEKLLSYLVFRPVQQKLFNKYFRHSSKKLSELRAQFSVILINNHFSMGRVRANVPNIIEVAGIHLSEPPEPCDKDLRRFLDEAENGVIYFSLGMDVLIKFLPKSIQKLLLESFTRLKQRVVVRSDVSSIPNKSGNIYVISQAPQREILEHPNVRLFITHGGMLSVMEAIYSGVPMLGIPFFFDQFGNLHRVQLAGMAIVLDNNALSVDILTSSIRELIENPKYALRAKEMSLNFRDRPMSPLDTAVWWTEYALRNQDISHIRLNEDEFPFVQYYGLESLISWGLRFGFVIGSLFLLGFRIYQKGFNRQRQVLKTDQNIVIYARNKKSDLQLRKSLQSN
- the LOC6501527 gene encoding UDP-glycosyltransferase UGT4-like gives rise to the protein MRLGNTCLALGLCLCFSVFLPLEFVRAASILAVFPYRLEHLFHVVRPLMKALTVRGHNITMITPMGMLEDIDGVRHIRVPMLNTHMQATVEKDQFLDFFADKWSEGSLVATVFHNISYAILSNDAVQKMLKDSSQHFDLVLLEAGHMDALYGLAEFYNATLMGFCSVRINWNVDDLAGNPAPSILEPISPMGFSRDNSFLGRLHNWIYISEERMVEYLVIRPSQKLILKQFFGYSAQQLEELRSRISLFLINNHFSMGRVRANVPNIIEIAGIHLSEPPEPCEKDLQQFLDEAKNGVIYISMGNELIGKYLPENLQQTLLQSISQLRQRIVLRTGATTNQTGNIYRISHAPQRMILSHPNVRLFVTNGGQLSMIEAIDSGVPMLGLPFFFDQFSNMHRMQLAGTAKVLDLKSLNADLLTSTIRELIENPKYAQRAKAKARQFRDRPTSPLDTAVWWTEYALRHPDVTHTRLNQDEIPIMRYYRMDSILSLGLRFGIVTLSVIWIITWISYKLFTRIGRKPEKKEIVLVHIKTPIKGSPIS
- the LOC123257150 gene encoding UDP-glycosyltransferase UGT5-like, giving the protein MRLGSAWLVVSLWLFSNFHHPQAADILGIFPYCQPSPFQVVRPYLIALRNRGHKITVITPMEMLDEIEGIEQIEVPMLNRRIQDVVDFDLFDDFFINKWSESLMASTIYRNMSLAILQDFSVQRMLSDKNVRFDMVILEPSHMDAIYGFAEFYNATLMGFSSVYTDWYTEFLAGNSAPSVYDPISPIGYSLDNSLMSMFCNWVYITEEILLDRLIYRPSQLSIFKEVFGYSAKKLDDLRSSFSVILINNHFSMGRVRANVPNVIEVGGIHLIEPPKPCDEDLQRFLDEAEYGVIYFSMGVDIMVKYLPLDIQQPLLKSFAQLKQKVIWKNELSTIPNKSDNIYVMSKTPQRRILEHPNVRLFITIGGILSVTEAIDSGVPMLGLPLFFDQIGNMHRVQQAGMAMVLDTNSLSAESLTSTILELIENPKYAARAKNMSQSFRDRPMSPLDTAVWWTEYALRHPDVRHIRLNEDDISFMRYYRLESLLSIGLRFGFIIGLVTLLAYKLVQKCNRKQERVRVFRLIRLPIK
- the LOC6501529 gene encoding UDP-glycosyltransferase UGT5 isoform X1, with protein sequence MELRRKWSNARTNRIWLGLMIFLHLKIDFQLDVAEAADILGIFPYLHTAGPLFVRPLVRVLVERGHKVTVISPEHTPTDIEGVRHIRVPELNRQIRKIMDPDHYFHFFSTKWKKSILAATMLANVSTALLADEGVRKMMKDRSERFDMVMIEASHLEAMYGLAEYYNATLMGIASMRLNWHVDELAGNPSPSIHESISLEGPPLKYSLLGRFYNWLDITEEYLLERLVIRPSQLKIFKWFFGYSAEKLEELRSRFNLILINTHFSMGRVRANVPNIIEVGGMHLSDPPEPCDEELQRFLDEAEHGVIYFSMGLEIRFKYLPDYMQQPLLQSFAELKQRVVWKNELFTSPNKTDNVFRIGKAPQRIILSHPNTRLFITHGGLLSVIEAIDSGVPMLGLPLFFDQFNNMQRVESAGVAKVLDWNSLSVDNLISTVHEIIEDPKYAQKARETAQNFRDRPMNPLDTAVWWTEYALRHRNATHIRLNKGELPFMVYYQLDNLLPLILRIGVILVSIIFFSYKLFEKLQIRQRRLQERNLFLRQQIMLR
- the LOC6501529 gene encoding UDP-glycosyltransferase UGT5 isoform X2, with the translated sequence MDPDHYFHFFSTKWKKSILAATMLANVSTALLADEGVRKMMKDRSERFDMVMIEASHLEAMYGLAEYYNATLMGIASMRLNWHVDELAGNPSPSIHESISLEGPPLKYSLLGRFYNWLDITEEYLLERLVIRPSQLKIFKWFFGYSAEKLEELRSRFNLILINTHFSMGRVRANVPNIIEVGGMHLSDPPEPCDEELQRFLDEAEHGVIYFSMGLEIRFKYLPDYMQQPLLQSFAELKQRVVWKNELFTSPNKTDNVFRIGKAPQRIILSHPNTRLFITHGGLLSVIEAIDSGVPMLGLPLFFDQFNNMQRVESAGVAKVLDWNSLSVDNLISTVHEIIEDPKYAQKARETAQNFRDRPMNPLDTAVWWTEYALRHRNATHIRLNKGELPFMVYYQLDNLLPLILRIGVILVSIIFFSYKLFEKLQIRQRRLQERNLFLRQQIMLR